A single Seriola aureovittata isolate HTS-2021-v1 ecotype China chromosome 19, ASM2101889v1, whole genome shotgun sequence DNA region contains:
- the sesn1 gene encoding sestrin-1 isoform X2: protein MRHAVGPSENVENNSFAVTGLLKICTHCERLSKKDLGVRIPRPLGNGPSRFIPEKEILQVSKVDPRTQSIFEDAFAALGRLDNISLVMGFHPQYLESFLRTQHYLLQMDGPLSLHYRHYIGIMAAARHQCSYLVNLHVNDFLQVGGDLKWLNGLDEAPQKLQQLGELNKILAHRPWLLTKEHIERLLKAEEHSWSLAELIHAVVLLTHYHSLASFTFGCGITPEIHCDGGHTFRPPSLSQYCVCDIANGNGHANHHDDPLGNQEMCGEVEVLMERMKQLQECRDDEEASQEEMATRFEREKTESMLVVTAEDEECVPSRDISRHFEDPSYGYKDFSRRGEHVPTFRVQDYSWEDHGFSLVNRLYPDVGQMLDEKFQMAYNLTYNTMATHKDVDTSMLRRAIWNYIHCMFGIRYDDYDYGEINQLLDRSFKIYIKTMVCSPEKTTKRMYESFWRQFQHSEKVHVNLLLMEARMQAELLYALRAITRYMT from the exons ATGAGGCACGCGGTCGGACCGTCAGAAAACGTGGAAAATAATTCTTTTGCGGTGACAGGCTTGTTAAAGATATGTACCCATTGTGAACGGCTCAGCAAAAag GACTTGGGAGTAAGGATCCCAAGACCCTTAGGTAACGGACCAAGCAGATTTATCCCTGAAAAAGAG ATTCTTCAAGTCAGTAAAGTGGACCCCAGGACACAGTCGATATTTGAGGATGCGTTTGCAGCCCTCGGCCGTCTGGACAACATTTCACTGGTGATGGGCTTCCACCCACAGTACCTGGAGAGTTTTCTCCGGACGCAGCACTACCTGCTGCAGATGGATGGACCCCTATCTTTGCACTACCGACACTACATCGGCATCATG GCGGCAGCTAGACACCAGTGTTCCTACTTGGTCAACCTGCATGTGAACGATTTCCTCCAGGTCGGGGGAGATCTGAAGTGGCTAAACGGCCTGGATGAAGCACCacagaaactgcagcagctcGGAGAGCTCAACAAAATCCTGGCCCACCGACCTTGGCTTCTCACTAAGGAACACATCGAG CGCCTCCTGAAGGCTGAGGAACACAGCTGGTCCCTCGCGGAGCTAATCCACGCTGTGGTCCTCCTCACACACTACCACTCCCTCGCCTCGTTCACATTCGGCTGCGGCATCACGCCAGAGATTCACTGCGACGGTGGACACACTTTCAGACCCCCCTCCCTCAGCCAGTACTGCGTGTGTGACATTGCCAACGGCAACGGTCACGCTAATCACCATGACGATCCACTTGGCAACCAG GAGATGTGTGGCGAGGTGGAGGTGCTGATGGAGCgcatgaagcagctgcaggagtgCCGCGATGACGAGGAGGCCAGCCAAGAAGAGATGGCAACCCGCTTCGAAAGGGAGAAGACTGAGAGCATGCTGGTGGTCACAGCAGAGGACGAGGAGTGTGTCCCCTCAAGAGACATCTCTCGACACTTTGAGGACCCCAGCTATGGCTACAAGGACTTCTCCAGGAGGGGGGAGCACGTGCCCACGTTCAGAGTGCAG gatTACAGCTGGGAGGATCACGGCTTCTCTCTGGTCAATCGACTGTATCCTGATGTTGGTCAGATGCTGGACGAGAAGTTCCAGATGGCCTACAACCTGACCTACAACACCATGGCAACACACAAGGATGTGGACACCAGTATGCTGCGTAGGGCCATCTGGAACTACATCCACTGCATGTTTGGCATCAG GTATGATGACTATGATTACGGGGAGATAAACCAGCTTCTGGACCGAAGCTTTAAGATCTATATTAAGACCATGGTGTGTAGTCCTGAGAAGACCACCAAACGAATGTATGAGAGTTTCTGGAGGCAGTTTCAGCACTCCGAGAAG GTCCACGTTAATCTGCTTCTTATGGAAGCGCGAATGCAAGCAGAACTGTTATACGCTCTGAGAGCGATCACCCGCTACATGACATGA